The Terriglobus tenax genome contains a region encoding:
- a CDS encoding serine hydrolase: protein MTPNSYTLIGNHMRKFLATTLALVVTALPLCAQDFSSIDTLMADGIKANQLPGGVVLIGHGGKVVFHKAYGDRKVAGEVSPNGSTVAEPMTEDTIFDMASLTKCIATSTAMMQLYEQGKFQFDDPVAKYLPEFAANGKGNITIRQILTHYSGLAPDVSLKDPWGLAKPDKAEGIRRAMESVPAGPAGVKFVYSDINFITAGALVEKLSGESLDVYAYEHVFSPLKMTHTRFHGFDRACGPSIVSGAARELRTADGYPVSVICNPSGWYTIDSANTAPTAHDDELNAQVNPNFDHLLRGTVHDPTTRRMGGVAGHAGVFSTAADVALYAQALLDKLAGRPSNFPLKTETLRLMAQPEQPVGAKYLRGYGWDIDSPYSRPRGDLFPVGSFGHTGFTGTSLWMDPRSNTYVILLANAIHPRGRAPVTPLRGKIATAAAKALGLYRISETSRCPRGTICDDVVVSSASGEIPTVPPAPKTLRSEIRSDYVRYEEPVLPGIDSLEAESFAQLKTLAAHHEKHLNIGLLTNNTGTDRTGKRTIDILTSAKVPGFKLTTLFSPEHGINGAEDREGIESSKDKATGIPIVSLYSSVAARHPKHEDLANLDAVFIDLQDAGFRYYTYEAQVGYFLEAAANEEKQYHHRLDIVILDRPAMPAGTTVGGPLSDAGHDAYTNYMAGLPSQNGMTLGEVAQYFNQNKLGADGKPLEAPLTVIRVQNYIRGLWFDQTGLPWQNPSPNLRTMNAVTLYAALGLVETSSASIGRGTDAPFEQFGAPWIKADEVVAYLNARKITQVQFEAVTMKVTEDEHKYPFHGQSIPGVKMTVTDRTRLDGPALGLEILSALYHFYPEQMGLDRANRLIVNQATVDAIKAGKDPHDITAMWEPGLTEFREKRAKALIYSYLP from the coding sequence ATGACACCAAATTCATATACCTTGATTGGCAACCACATGCGTAAGTTCCTGGCTACCACACTTGCTCTCGTCGTCACCGCGCTTCCCCTATGTGCGCAGGATTTTTCTTCCATCGATACGCTGATGGCCGATGGCATCAAGGCCAACCAGCTTCCCGGTGGCGTGGTCTTGATCGGTCACGGTGGAAAGGTTGTCTTCCACAAGGCCTATGGCGACCGCAAGGTTGCAGGCGAGGTGAGCCCCAACGGCTCCACCGTCGCCGAGCCTATGACCGAGGACACGATCTTCGACATGGCATCGCTGACCAAGTGCATCGCCACTTCGACGGCGATGATGCAGTTGTACGAGCAGGGCAAGTTCCAGTTCGATGATCCGGTAGCGAAGTATCTGCCTGAGTTTGCAGCGAACGGCAAAGGCAACATCACCATCCGGCAGATATTGACGCACTACTCAGGCCTTGCGCCGGATGTGTCGTTGAAAGATCCGTGGGGACTGGCAAAGCCTGATAAAGCCGAAGGCATCAGGCGGGCGATGGAGTCTGTACCTGCTGGCCCGGCTGGCGTGAAGTTTGTCTATTCGGACATCAACTTCATCACCGCCGGTGCACTGGTGGAAAAGCTCAGCGGTGAGTCCCTGGATGTGTATGCGTACGAGCATGTTTTTTCGCCTTTGAAGATGACGCATACGCGCTTTCACGGCTTTGACCGCGCCTGTGGCCCCTCTATCGTCAGCGGTGCTGCTCGTGAACTGAGAACGGCGGATGGCTACCCGGTCTCAGTTATCTGCAATCCAAGCGGTTGGTACACCATCGATAGCGCGAACACCGCTCCCACCGCGCACGACGACGAACTGAACGCGCAGGTGAATCCCAACTTCGACCATCTTCTGCGCGGCACGGTGCATGACCCAACGACACGCCGCATGGGTGGAGTCGCTGGCCATGCCGGAGTCTTCTCCACCGCTGCTGACGTTGCCCTCTACGCACAGGCTCTGCTGGACAAGCTAGCCGGACGTCCGTCGAACTTCCCGCTGAAGACCGAGACGCTGAGGCTGATGGCGCAGCCTGAGCAGCCGGTGGGAGCAAAGTATCTGCGCGGGTATGGGTGGGATATCGATTCGCCTTACTCGCGTCCGCGCGGCGACCTGTTCCCTGTCGGCAGCTTTGGGCATACGGGCTTTACGGGAACGAGCCTGTGGATGGACCCGCGCTCGAATACGTACGTCATCCTGCTGGCGAATGCGATCCATCCAAGGGGGCGCGCTCCGGTGACGCCATTGCGGGGGAAGATTGCTACGGCTGCGGCGAAGGCGCTTGGATTGTATCGCATTTCCGAAACTAGTCGCTGCCCTCGCGGAACAATCTGCGACGATGTCGTTGTCTCAAGCGCGTCTGGCGAGATTCCAACTGTCCCCCCGGCACCAAAGACACTTCGTTCTGAAATCAGATCAGATTATGTGAGATACGAAGAGCCTGTTCTTCCAGGTATCGATTCGCTCGAAGCTGAGAGCTTCGCCCAATTGAAGACACTCGCCGCTCATCACGAAAAACATCTCAACATCGGCCTGCTCACCAACAACACCGGTACCGACCGCACGGGCAAGCGCACCATCGACATCCTCACAAGCGCGAAGGTTCCCGGCTTCAAGCTCACTACCCTCTTCTCTCCCGAACACGGCATCAACGGTGCGGAAGACCGCGAAGGCATCGAGTCGAGCAAGGACAAAGCCACCGGCATTCCCATCGTCTCGCTTTATAGTTCCGTCGCCGCACGGCATCCGAAGCATGAAGACCTTGCCAACCTGGACGCGGTCTTTATCGACCTGCAGGACGCGGGCTTTCGCTACTACACCTATGAAGCGCAGGTTGGCTACTTTCTGGAAGCCGCGGCCAACGAGGAGAAGCAGTATCACCACCGGCTGGACATCGTGATCCTGGATCGTCCGGCGATGCCTGCGGGCACAACTGTTGGCGGGCCGCTGTCGGATGCGGGGCACGATGCCTACACCAACTACATGGCCGGGTTGCCTTCGCAGAACGGCATGACGCTGGGCGAGGTGGCGCAGTACTTCAACCAGAACAAGCTTGGTGCGGACGGTAAGCCGCTCGAGGCTCCGCTGACCGTGATCCGCGTGCAGAACTACATCCGCGGCCTGTGGTTTGACCAGACCGGATTGCCCTGGCAGAACCCCAGCCCTAATTTGCGGACGATGAATGCGGTGACGCTCTACGCCGCGCTGGGACTGGTCGAAACCTCGTCAGCGTCCATCGGGCGTGGCACCGACGCACCGTTTGAGCAGTTCGGCGCTCCGTGGATCAAGGCGGATGAGGTGGTCGCGTATCTGAACGCGCGCAAGATCACGCAGGTGCAGTTTGAAGCGGTGACCATGAAGGTGACCGAGGACGAACACAAGTATCCGTTTCATGGGCAGTCGATTCCCGGCGTGAAGATGACTGTGACCGACCGCACGCGGTTGGACGGGCCTGCGCTGGGATTGGAGATACTCTCCGCGCTCTATCACTTCTACCCGGAACAGATGGGGCTGGACCGCGCCAACCGCCTGATCGTGAACCAGGCTACAGTCGATGCGATCAAGGCAGGCAAGGACCCGCACGACATCACGGCGATGTGGGAGCCGGGACTAACCGAGTTCCGCGAGAAGCGGGCGAAGGCCCTGATCTATAGTTATCTGCCCTGA
- the cobA gene encoding uroporphyrinogen-III C-methyltransferase: MTSAQKGVVYLVGAGPGDPELLTVRALHLLQTADLVLHDDLVPDAVLALIHEGAAIESVGKRCGRARITQQGINAILIEEARKGLSVVRLKSGDPMVFGRAAEELDALRAAGIEAVVVPGVSAVFAAAATLQTPLTDRRTSSRLILATGSHAEGKEAPPLWQGTLNDEATLAVYMPGRDFAGTGAQLLANGMDASMPVVAVSRAGQPEQSIVTGRVGTMHTLHPGHAPVLLLIGRALEAIVSGQIAREAPSGQITIDQGLRPLLAELG, encoded by the coding sequence ATGACCTCCGCACAGAAGGGCGTTGTCTATCTCGTCGGTGCAGGCCCGGGTGATCCGGAGCTGCTGACCGTCCGTGCGCTGCATCTGCTGCAGACCGCCGACCTGGTGCTGCATGACGATCTGGTGCCCGACGCCGTACTCGCTCTTATCCACGAAGGCGCTGCAATCGAATCCGTCGGCAAGCGCTGCGGCCGCGCCCGCATCACGCAGCAGGGCATCAACGCCATCCTGATAGAGGAGGCACGCAAAGGCCTCTCCGTCGTTCGCCTGAAGTCCGGCGACCCCATGGTCTTTGGCCGCGCCGCCGAAGAGCTGGACGCTCTGCGCGCAGCGGGCATTGAAGCCGTCGTCGTGCCGGGAGTCTCGGCCGTCTTCGCCGCTGCCGCCACGCTGCAAACTCCGTTGACAGACCGTCGCACCTCGTCGCGGCTTATCCTCGCAACCGGTTCGCATGCCGAAGGCAAAGAGGCTCCGCCGCTATGGCAGGGAACATTGAATGACGAAGCAACGCTGGCCGTCTATATGCCTGGCCGCGACTTCGCCGGCACGGGCGCGCAGTTGCTGGCGAACGGCATGGATGCGTCCATGCCAGTGGTTGCGGTCTCGCGTGCTGGCCAGCCGGAGCAGAGCATAGTGACTGGGCGCGTCGGCACCATGCACACGCTGCATCCGGGCCACGCTCCGGTGTTGCTGCTCATCGGACGCGCGCTGGAGGCAATCGTTTCAGGGCAGATAGCCCGCGAAGCCCCGTCAGGGCAGATAACTATAGATCAGGGCCTTCGCCCGCTTCTCGCGGAACTCGGTTAG
- a CDS encoding precorrin-2 dehydrogenase/sirohydrochlorin ferrochelatase family protein translates to MSSLFPMFLKLDGRRCLVIGAGRIADGKAEGLLRAGATVTVIAPEANDKVHALAAAGRITWLEREVQPGDTAGYFLVVAGTNVAAVNRAVVDEARAADILVNAVDDPPYCDFYYGSIVERGHLQIAISTAGESPALAQRLRKEIDAQLPADVGDWLAQVGQLRREVIELEPEPNEDRKWILHKLAQRETCGKDDCPSRIIAREHAAEVAQK, encoded by the coding sequence ATGAGCAGTCTCTTCCCCATGTTCCTGAAGCTCGACGGCCGCCGCTGCCTTGTCATCGGCGCAGGCCGCATCGCGGATGGAAAAGCGGAAGGCTTGTTGCGCGCGGGAGCTACCGTTACCGTCATCGCTCCGGAAGCCAATGACAAAGTGCACGCACTTGCAGCCGCGGGCCGCATTACGTGGCTTGAGCGTGAGGTACAGCCGGGAGATACGGCTGGCTACTTCCTCGTCGTCGCCGGAACCAACGTCGCCGCCGTTAACCGCGCCGTTGTAGACGAGGCCCGCGCCGCCGATATCCTGGTCAACGCGGTCGACGATCCGCCCTACTGCGACTTCTACTACGGCTCCATCGTCGAGCGCGGTCACTTGCAGATCGCCATCTCAACCGCTGGAGAATCTCCCGCGCTGGCGCAGCGTCTCCGCAAGGAGATCGATGCGCAGCTTCCCGCCGATGTCGGCGATTGGCTGGCGCAGGTCGGCCAGCTCCGCCGCGAAGTGATCGAACTGGAGCCCGAGCCCAACGAAGACCGTAAGTGGATCCTCCACAAGCTGGCCCAGCGCGAGACCTGCGGCAAGGACGACTGCCCCTCGCGCATCATCGCGCGCGAACACGCCGCCGAGGTGGCCCAGAAATGA
- a CDS encoding nitrite/sulfite reductase, with product MMSPDAPQTAPVKETKAQKSERLKIEKNPWDNWSDVEGYAKGGREAVASEWANLYFKWWGIYTQGDGIGAVGGVGGEGKASEYFMMRIAVPGGFMTSKQARVVADLTKKYARNLCDVTTRQAIQLHWLTIESLPIIVEELEKVGMSPKGACGDVVRNVTGCPLAGIDAEEITDASEMAKAVAAELNGNSDYYNLPRKFKISVSGCPVWCTYPEINDLALTAIKRGDEIGYSLRVGGGLSKEPHMAVRLPIFLKPEQCIPAIRGVLEIYKEQDALRQDRAKARIKYMFSKLGWTAESFTAELEKRVGFKFDPAVEEVQPEDVLRDHCGIRKQKQEGLSSVGMTVLRGRLSGEQLEKVADLADEYGNGEVRTTIMQNLLIPNVPTEKATALAEELGKLELRVEGSTFWRGTVACTGTEFCKLAISETKGFAKWLVGEIEDRMPEFDQQIRINVTGCPNSCGQHWIADIGLEGKKVKVDGQMVDAFQFAVGGAVGKYQRPARTIGYRAAATDVPEAIERLLRGYLATRETGENLRAYFARTPDEVLRGQLAGAGPAEIGE from the coding sequence ATGATGTCGCCCGATGCACCGCAGACCGCGCCCGTAAAAGAGACCAAGGCCCAGAAGTCTGAACGCCTGAAGATTGAGAAAAATCCGTGGGACAACTGGTCTGACGTGGAAGGCTACGCCAAGGGCGGCCGTGAGGCCGTGGCCTCGGAGTGGGCAAACCTCTACTTCAAGTGGTGGGGCATTTACACGCAGGGTGACGGCATTGGAGCCGTTGGCGGTGTTGGCGGCGAGGGCAAGGCCAGCGAGTACTTCATGATGCGTATCGCCGTCCCTGGCGGCTTCATGACCAGCAAGCAAGCCCGCGTTGTGGCTGACCTGACCAAGAAGTACGCGCGCAACCTGTGCGACGTCACCACGCGCCAGGCCATCCAGCTGCACTGGCTCACCATCGAGTCGCTGCCCATCATTGTCGAGGAGCTCGAGAAGGTCGGCATGTCTCCCAAGGGAGCCTGCGGCGACGTGGTCCGCAACGTGACCGGCTGCCCGCTGGCCGGCATTGATGCCGAAGAGATTACCGACGCCAGCGAGATGGCCAAGGCCGTCGCGGCCGAGCTGAATGGTAACTCCGACTATTACAACCTGCCGCGCAAGTTCAAGATCAGCGTCAGCGGCTGCCCGGTCTGGTGCACCTACCCGGAGATCAATGACCTGGCGCTGACCGCCATCAAGCGTGGCGATGAGATTGGCTACAGCCTGCGCGTCGGCGGCGGCCTGTCGAAAGAGCCGCACATGGCCGTGCGCCTGCCTATTTTCCTGAAGCCCGAGCAGTGCATCCCCGCCATCCGCGGCGTGCTCGAGATCTACAAAGAGCAGGACGCCCTGCGCCAGGACCGCGCCAAGGCCCGCATCAAGTACATGTTCAGCAAGCTGGGCTGGACGGCCGAGAGCTTTACGGCAGAGCTGGAGAAGCGCGTCGGCTTCAAATTCGATCCCGCCGTTGAGGAAGTGCAGCCTGAGGATGTTCTGCGCGATCACTGCGGTATCCGCAAGCAGAAGCAGGAAGGCCTCAGCTCCGTTGGCATGACCGTTCTGCGCGGACGCCTGAGCGGTGAGCAGCTTGAGAAAGTCGCCGACCTCGCCGACGAATACGGCAACGGCGAAGTCCGCACCACCATCATGCAGAACCTGCTGATCCCCAACGTGCCGACAGAGAAGGCCACCGCTCTGGCCGAAGAGTTGGGCAAGCTGGAGTTGCGCGTTGAGGGCTCAACCTTCTGGCGCGGCACGGTGGCCTGCACCGGCACCGAGTTCTGCAAGCTGGCCATCAGCGAGACCAAGGGCTTCGCCAAGTGGCTGGTCGGCGAGATTGAAGACCGTATGCCGGAGTTCGATCAGCAGATCCGCATCAACGTCACTGGCTGTCCCAACAGCTGCGGCCAGCACTGGATCGCCGACATCGGCCTCGAAGGCAAGAAGGTGAAGGTCGACGGCCAGATGGTTGACGCCTTCCAGTTCGCAGTGGGCGGAGCCGTGGGCAAGTACCAGCGCCCGGCGCGCACCATCGGCTATCGCGCCGCCGCAACCGATGTCCCTGAGGCAATCGAGCGCCTGCTGCGCGGCTATCTGGCCACGCGCGAGACGGGTGAAAACCTGCGCGCCTACTTCGCACGCACGCCGGACGAGGTGCTGCGCGGTCAGCTCGCTGGCGCTGGACCGGCCGAGATCGGCGAGTAA
- a CDS encoding oxidoreductase has translation MSESVNVGLIGYGYAGRVLHAPLIQAVPGLRLSTIATSRPEEVRAALGDVRVCSPQELVVAPQVDLVVIATPNTEHFPLALAALEAGKHVVVDKPFTLDLAEAEKLRAAALRNDRLLTVFHNRRWESEVLGIKEALRQGVTGRVAQFDCRMNRYRPTVRQRWRETPGAGAGLWFDLGPHLIDLSVHFFGLPQQITASFAVLREGGQTDDWVHVILHYPDKRVVLEATNIASGSLPRSVLHGTLGTWVKYGMDTQEAQLQAGMSPLAPEFGIDPQPAVFYAGTGETTEWPVPRGNQLPFYEGVRDAILQHSPAPVSARDALAVMAILETTFRAWEQQRTLPLDFKLPQDLEWGESEQ, from the coding sequence ATGAGTGAGAGTGTCAACGTCGGTCTTATCGGTTACGGATACGCGGGTCGCGTTTTACATGCCCCGTTGATTCAGGCAGTCCCCGGCCTGCGTCTCAGTACGATCGCCACCTCCAGACCAGAGGAGGTGCGAGCGGCGCTGGGCGACGTGCGCGTGTGCTCTCCGCAGGAGTTGGTGGTCGCCCCACAGGTAGACCTGGTGGTGATTGCCACGCCCAACACCGAGCATTTTCCACTGGCCCTGGCGGCGCTGGAAGCGGGCAAGCATGTCGTGGTTGACAAACCCTTTACGCTCGACCTAGCCGAGGCGGAGAAGCTGCGCGCCGCGGCACTGCGCAACGACCGGCTGCTGACCGTCTTCCATAACCGCCGCTGGGAGAGCGAAGTTCTAGGAATCAAGGAGGCTCTGCGACAGGGCGTAACGGGCCGTGTGGCACAGTTTGACTGCCGCATGAACCGGTATCGTCCCACGGTGCGACAAAGGTGGAGGGAGACTCCTGGCGCCGGCGCAGGGCTCTGGTTCGATCTTGGGCCACACCTGATTGACCTCTCCGTACATTTCTTCGGTCTTCCGCAGCAGATCACCGCGTCCTTCGCGGTACTGCGCGAAGGTGGACAGACGGACGACTGGGTACACGTCATCCTCCACTACCCGGACAAACGCGTGGTTCTCGAAGCCACGAACATCGCCTCCGGATCGCTGCCCCGCTCTGTGCTGCACGGAACGCTGGGCACCTGGGTGAAGTACGGCATGGATACGCAGGAGGCGCAGCTGCAGGCAGGCATGTCTCCCCTTGCGCCGGAGTTCGGCATCGATCCTCAACCGGCTGTGTTCTACGCCGGCACCGGAGAAACCACGGAATGGCCCGTCCCGCGCGGCAACCAGTTGCCTTTCTATGAAGGCGTGCGCGATGCCATCCTCCAGCACTCCCCCGCACCGGTCTCCGCGCGGGACGCTCTCGCCGTCATGGCGATTCTGGAAACCACCTTCCGGGCCTGGGAGCAGCAGCGCACACTTCCGTTGGACTTCAAGCTGCCGCAGGATCTGGAATGGGGCGAATCAGAGCAGTAG
- the phoU gene encoding phosphate signaling complex protein PhoU, whose protein sequence is MPRIHFHQQLAALKDKLLAMAALAHQVLEYSVTAYVNGDMQLCEHVLEIEAAINAAEREVDEMAYELLSREQPMAIDLRFILSVIKINGDLERIGDQSVNVAQRARSLAGLPPVDLPVNMTRMGERAGKMIRLAIQALVEGDAVVADQVLAMDDEMDLMNREAQDLLVELMMLKPETTDHALNAIIIARNLERTGDHATNIAEDVIFWVRGSDVRHKMTLAEAE, encoded by the coding sequence GTGCCGCGCATCCATTTTCACCAACAACTTGCCGCGCTGAAGGACAAGCTGCTGGCCATGGCCGCGCTGGCCCACCAGGTGCTGGAGTACTCGGTCACTGCCTACGTCAACGGCGACATGCAGCTCTGCGAGCATGTGCTGGAGATTGAGGCCGCCATCAACGCCGCCGAACGCGAAGTGGACGAGATGGCCTACGAGCTGCTCAGCCGCGAGCAGCCCATGGCCATCGACCTGCGTTTCATCCTGTCGGTCATCAAGATCAATGGCGACCTGGAGCGCATCGGAGACCAGAGCGTGAACGTGGCCCAGCGGGCCCGCTCGCTGGCCGGGTTGCCGCCGGTGGACCTGCCGGTCAACATGACGCGCATGGGCGAGCGTGCCGGAAAGATGATCCGTCTTGCCATCCAGGCTCTGGTGGAAGGCGATGCGGTGGTCGCCGACCAGGTGCTGGCCATGGACGACGAGATGGACCTGATGAACCGCGAGGCGCAGGATCTTCTGGTGGAGCTGATGATGCTGAAGCCGGAGACGACCGATCACGCCCTGAATGCCATCATCATTGCCCGTAACCTGGAACGCACCGGTGACCACGCGACCAACATCGCGGAAGACGTCATCTTCTGGGTGCGCGGGTCGGACGTGCGGCACAAGATGACGCTGGCTGAAGCCGAGTAA
- a CDS encoding MBL fold metallo-hydrolase RNA specificity domain-containing protein, with the protein MAIRVQFWGAARTVTGSSHHLECAGQNILLDCGLYQGHRQEAREINTNFAMEPADINAVVLSHAHIDHSGNLPGLARQGYRGPIYATPATIDLCDPMLKDSAHVQEMDAEFIRKRTRRRLSVGQDHPEKPVEPLYGTEDAQAALGLFRPMQLHERKTLEGSSESSGFSVTPYGAGHMLGSTCVLVEGTEQGKTVRVLFSGDVGRNSLPIIKDPETAPAADYLIMESTYGNRLHQPMGPVKNKLAALINRTIKRGGHIVMPAFAVGRSQQVVMMLHELVREKKIPAIPVFLDSPLATTVTKVFQQHTEEWDNELTAFAELTEPFAWQQMTYTQTVEESKALNLMHVPYIVISASGMCEAGRVLHHLRNSIGDPRNLILMTGFQAENTLGRRLVRKEEEVRIFGEWMRLRAEVDSIGELSGHADQRELLDWMEPVAKTLKKVFLVHGEPDAQQELKLEIEKRYKLPVECPARGDEYVLE; encoded by the coding sequence ATGGCAATTCGTGTGCAGTTCTGGGGCGCGGCCCGTACGGTTACAGGTTCTTCTCATCATCTGGAGTGTGCAGGACAGAACATCCTTCTGGACTGCGGACTCTATCAGGGGCATCGCCAGGAAGCCCGCGAAATCAACACGAACTTTGCCATGGAACCTGCTGATATCAATGCAGTTGTTCTTTCTCATGCGCACATTGACCATTCCGGAAATCTTCCCGGGCTGGCGCGCCAGGGATACCGCGGACCGATCTACGCCACCCCGGCGACGATCGACCTTTGCGACCCCATGCTGAAGGACTCCGCCCACGTGCAGGAGATGGATGCCGAGTTCATTCGCAAGCGCACCCGTCGCCGGTTGTCCGTCGGGCAGGATCATCCGGAAAAGCCCGTGGAGCCGCTGTACGGTACGGAAGATGCCCAGGCGGCGCTCGGACTGTTCCGTCCGATGCAGCTCCATGAGCGCAAAACGCTGGAAGGTTCTTCGGAAAGCTCCGGCTTCAGCGTTACACCGTATGGCGCGGGGCACATGCTGGGCTCTACCTGCGTGCTGGTGGAGGGAACCGAGCAGGGCAAGACGGTCCGCGTACTCTTCTCCGGCGACGTCGGGCGGAACTCCCTGCCCATCATTAAGGACCCTGAAACGGCGCCAGCCGCCGATTACCTCATCATGGAGAGCACCTACGGCAACCGGCTTCACCAGCCGATGGGACCGGTGAAGAACAAGCTGGCCGCGCTCATCAACCGGACGATCAAGCGTGGCGGACATATTGTGATGCCCGCCTTTGCCGTCGGACGGTCGCAGCAGGTGGTGATGATGCTGCACGAGCTGGTGCGCGAAAAGAAGATTCCGGCGATTCCGGTCTTTCTGGACAGCCCGCTGGCCACCACGGTGACGAAGGTCTTTCAGCAGCACACGGAGGAGTGGGACAACGAACTGACCGCCTTCGCCGAACTGACCGAACCCTTTGCCTGGCAGCAGATGACCTACACGCAGACGGTGGAGGAGAGCAAGGCGTTGAACCTGATGCACGTGCCGTACATCGTCATCTCCGCCTCCGGCATGTGCGAGGCCGGCCGTGTGCTGCATCATCTGCGCAACTCCATCGGCGACCCGCGCAACCTGATCCTGATGACCGGCTTCCAGGCGGAGAACACCCTGGGCCGCCGCCTGGTTCGCAAGGAGGAGGAGGTTCGCATCTTCGGCGAGTGGATGCGCCTGCGCGCCGAGGTGGACTCCATCGGCGAACTCAGCGGCCACGCCGACCAGCGCGAGCTGCTGGACTGGATGGAGCCGGTGGCGAAGACGCTGAAGAAGGTCTTCCTGGTGCACGGCGAACCCGATGCTCAACAGGAACTGAAGCTGGAGATTGAGAAGCGGTACAAGCTTCCGGTGGAGTGTCCCGCGCGCGGCGACGAATACGTGCTTGAATAA
- a CDS encoding c-type cytochrome, with the protein MSSLCRALSLVALAATLSTAALAQDPPAAGKENFKKSCEMCHGADGKGSDMGKMLKVKDLTSDEIQSMTDDKIKDVIKNGNGSMPKFGSSFNDAQIDELLKVIRSFKPKK; encoded by the coding sequence GTGTCTTCCCTGTGTCGCGCACTCTCTCTCGTCGCCCTCGCCGCAACCCTTTCCACCGCCGCCCTGGCCCAGGATCCGCCGGCCGCCGGCAAAGAGAACTTCAAGAAGAGCTGTGAGATGTGCCATGGCGCCGACGGCAAGGGCTCTGACATGGGCAAGATGCTCAAGGTCAAGGACCTGACCTCGGACGAAATCCAGAGCATGACCGACGACAAGATCAAGGACGTGATCAAGAACGGCAACGGAAGCATGCCCAAGTTCGGATCGAGCTTCAACGATGCCCAGATCGACGAGCTGCTGAAGGTGATTCGCAGCTTCAAGCCGAAGAAGTAA
- a CDS encoding MFS transporter, giving the protein MKNPHSAPQRLTPSQRNAFIACFLGWSLDAFDFFIFNFCITAIATDFHVKRAVIVEGTFWTLAMRPLGALLFGALAERWGRRKTLMLNVISFSIFEVASAFAPTIGVLMVTRALFGIAMGGEWGVGAALAFESIPKERRGFFSGLLQEGYVTGNLIAGLVYALIFPHLHVGGALAPWRIMFLIGAAPTLLVFYIRSKVEESPAWVASRGQTTAAPSKGLTLADIKTYLPSLVFLVLLMTAFTSFSHGSQDLYPTFLQADRGASDFWKGMISNVSSIGALAGGITFGTLSEKIGRRKAIILAALLAIPMIPLWAWTHHFVLIALGGFLMQFAIQGAWGVVPAYLNEMAPSAVRATFPGLAYQLGNLLSSRNDVFQEKIAEIHFGGDLTVVLSATVAIVAVVLAIMTALAKERKGLDMSQAL; this is encoded by the coding sequence GTGAAAAATCCCCATAGCGCCCCACAGCGTCTGACGCCGTCGCAGAGGAATGCGTTCATCGCATGCTTCCTGGGCTGGTCGCTGGATGCCTTTGATTTCTTCATCTTCAACTTCTGCATCACGGCCATTGCCACCGACTTTCACGTCAAACGCGCCGTCATCGTGGAGGGCACCTTCTGGACGCTGGCCATGCGCCCGCTGGGAGCGCTTCTGTTCGGTGCGCTTGCGGAACGGTGGGGCCGCCGTAAGACGTTGATGCTCAACGTCATCAGCTTCTCCATCTTTGAAGTGGCAAGCGCTTTCGCGCCAACTATCGGGGTGCTGATGGTGACGCGCGCCCTGTTCGGGATCGCGATGGGCGGCGAATGGGGCGTCGGCGCGGCGCTCGCCTTTGAGTCCATCCCGAAGGAGCGTCGCGGCTTCTTCTCGGGCCTGCTGCAGGAGGGCTACGTGACCGGCAACCTGATCGCCGGCCTGGTCTACGCCCTGATCTTCCCGCACCTGCACGTCGGCGGCGCGCTGGCTCCGTGGCGCATCATGTTCCTCATCGGCGCTGCTCCCACGCTGCTGGTCTTCTACATCCGCAGCAAGGTCGAAGAAAGCCCCGCCTGGGTGGCCAGCCGTGGCCAGACGACGGCTGCTCCCTCCAAGGGCCTTACACTGGCGGACATCAAGACCTACCTGCCGTCGCTCGTCTTCCTGGTGCTGTTGATGACGGCCTTTACCTCCTTCAGCCACGGCTCGCAGGACCTGTACCCGACCTTCCTGCAGGCCGACCGCGGCGCCAGTGACTTCTGGAAGGGCATGATCTCGAATGTCTCCAGTATTGGCGCCCTGGCGGGTGGCATCACCTTCGGCACTCTGTCAGAGAAGATCGGCCGCCGCAAGGCCATCATCCTGGCCGCATTGCTGGCGATCCCCATGATTCCGCTCTGGGCATGGACGCATCACTTCGTCCTCATCGCGCTGGGCGGCTTCCTGATGCAGTTCGCCATCCAGGGAGCGTGGGGCGTGGTGCCGGCTTACCTGAATGAGATGGCTCCGTCGGCTGTACGCGCCACCTTCCCCGGACTCGCCTACCAGCTTGGCAACCTGCTCTCCTCCAGGAACGACGTCTTCCAGGAAAAGATCGCCGAGATCCATTTCGGCGGCGACCTGACCGTGGTTCTCAGCGCAACCGTGGCCATTGTCGCGGTAGTCCTGGCCATCATGACCGCCCTGGCCAAGGAGCGCAAAGGTCTGGATATGTCGCAGGCGCTTTAA